In the genome of Monodelphis domestica isolate mMonDom1 chromosome 2, mMonDom1.pri, whole genome shotgun sequence, one region contains:
- the CHCHD2 gene encoding coiled-coil-helix-coiled-coil-helix domain-containing protein 2 isoform X1, with product MPRGSRSRTSRVAPPASRAPPMRAAPAPAAHPPAAVPPSAVAPPTAAPRQPGLMAQMATTAAGVAVGSAVGHTIGHAITGGFSGGSNAEPARPDITYQEPQGAQPGYQQQQQQQFSPCHYEMKQFLECAQNQGDLKLCEGFSEVLKQCRFANGECWVLGCPF from the exons TCGGGCACCCCCAATGAGAGCTGCACCAGCGCCAGCAGCTCACCCTCCCGCAGCAGTCCCACCATCTGCAGTGGCCCCTCCTACTGCTGCCCCAAGGCAGCCAGGTTTAATGGCCCAAATGGCTACCACTGCAGCAGGAGTAGCAGTGGGTTCAGCTGTTGGGCACACTATTGGTCATGCCATTACTGGAGGCTTCAGTGGTGGGAGTAATGCTGAGCCAGCAAGGCCTGACATCACCTACCAG GAGCCCCAAGGAGCCCAGCCTGGgtaccagcagcagcagcagcagcagttcaGCCCCTGCCACTATGAGATGAAACAATTCTTAGAGTGTGCCCAGAATCAGGGTGACCTGAAGCTGTGCGAGGGCTTTAGTGAGGTGCTAAAGCAGTGCAGGTTTGCAAATGGTGAGTGCTGGGTTCTGGGATGTCCGTTTTGA